From one Alphaproteobacteria bacterium RIFCSPHIGHO2_01_FULL_41_14 genomic stretch:
- a CDS encoding 50S ribosomal protein L7/L12, which produces MSQLNTIVESLSKLTVLEASELVKLLEDKWGVSAAAPVAVAAAGGAPAASEAAAEKTEFTLVLKVAGPNKINVIKEVRTITGLGLKEAKDLVEAAPKTVKDSISKDEAEKFKKLLEEAGATVELA; this is translated from the coding sequence ATGTCACAGTTGAACACTATCGTAGAGTCATTGTCAAAATTAACGGTCCTAGAGGCATCTGAGCTTGTAAAGCTTTTAGAAGACAAATGGGGCGTGTCAGCTGCAGCTCCGGTTGCTGTTGCGGCCGCAGGAGGAGCTCCCGCTGCGTCTGAAGCGGCTGCAGAAAAAACAGAATTTACGCTTGTCTTAAAGGTGGCTGGTCCGAACAAAATTAACGTCATTAAGGAAGTTCGTACAATCACAGGTCTTGGCTTGAAAGAAGCGAAAGATCTTGTAGAAGCAGCTCCAAAAACGGTGAAAGACTCTATTTCTAAGGATGAAGCAGAGAAATTTAAAAAGTTACTCGAAGAAGCAGGCGCAACTGTCGAACTTGCGTAA
- a CDS encoding 50S ribosomal protein L10, whose translation MNYAQKREFVESLKGNLTAANLVLITNQSGLTVDESSELRSQMRDAGANYKVVKNTLARIAVEGSRFEPMKDHFNGPAAVAFSEDSVAAARVVVNYTETNPKLSIVAGMLGEKVLDKSAIQSLAKLPSLNVLRAKLLGVFQASATKIATVINEPASGLARVISAYGKN comes from the coding sequence GAATTCGTCGAATCGCTGAAAGGCAATTTGACGGCTGCAAATCTTGTTTTGATTACAAACCAATCTGGCCTCACCGTTGACGAGTCTAGTGAGTTGAGATCTCAAATGAGAGACGCAGGAGCTAACTATAAGGTGGTCAAAAACACGTTGGCTCGTATTGCTGTTGAGGGCTCTCGCTTTGAGCCCATGAAGGATCACTTTAATGGTCCAGCAGCGGTTGCATTTTCGGAAGATTCTGTTGCGGCGGCTCGGGTTGTTGTGAATTACACGGAAACCAACCCTAAGTTGTCAATTGTAGCGGGCATGCTCGGAGAAAAAGTTCTTGATAAGTCGGCCATTCAGTCGCTTGCCAAGTTGCCCTCTCTGAATGTATTGCGCGCAAAGCTTCTGGGTGTTTTTCAAGCCTCAGCTACAAAGATTGCGACGGTTATCAACGAGCCAGCTAGTGGGTTGGCTCGCGTTATATCAGCTTACGGTAAAAACTAA